In the genome of Mycobacteriales bacterium, one region contains:
- a CDS encoding branched-chain amino acid ABC transporter permease, whose translation MGQVLVLGLISGGIYALFALGVVLLHRGTGVLTFAGGEIGAAGALLAAVLVTQQGLPWVVGAVVAVTFGVVLGCVFQLLVVRFMSDADKVAVSVATVGLALFLLAVEIQVFGEEPQLLKDPVDGGVMLAGVFVTWTQIGGLALAVALGFGLQAVLRRSDFGLGILASAQDPTAVRLVGVPLSRISLTIWGAGAGLAVLASILVAPTVTKFGPGYATELYVVGLAAAVIGGLNSLPGAVVGGVVLGVAEAAAGRYLSEYGIPGLRYAVVLGLLLVALLGRQLLPDLLKRLDAVGRPAPQAREVGA comes from the coding sequence ATGGGCCAGGTCCTCGTCCTCGGGCTCATCTCCGGGGGCATCTACGCGCTGTTCGCGCTCGGCGTCGTGCTGCTGCACCGCGGCACCGGTGTGCTGACCTTCGCCGGCGGCGAGATCGGCGCGGCCGGCGCGCTGCTGGCCGCGGTGCTCGTCACCCAGCAGGGGCTGCCGTGGGTGGTCGGCGCGGTCGTGGCGGTCACCTTCGGCGTGGTCCTCGGCTGCGTCTTCCAGCTGCTGGTCGTGCGCTTCATGAGCGACGCCGACAAGGTGGCCGTGAGCGTCGCGACGGTCGGGCTCGCGCTGTTCCTCCTCGCCGTCGAGATCCAGGTCTTCGGCGAGGAGCCGCAGCTGCTCAAGGATCCGGTCGACGGCGGCGTGATGCTGGCCGGCGTCTTCGTCACCTGGACCCAGATCGGCGGGCTCGCCCTCGCGGTCGCTCTCGGCTTCGGCCTGCAGGCCGTGCTGCGCCGCAGCGACTTCGGTCTCGGCATCCTCGCCTCCGCGCAGGACCCGACCGCGGTCCGGCTGGTCGGCGTCCCGCTGTCGCGGATCTCGCTGACCATCTGGGGGGCCGGCGCCGGGCTCGCCGTCCTCGCCTCGATCCTCGTCGCGCCGACGGTGACGAAGTTCGGCCCCGGCTACGCCACCGAGCTCTACGTCGTCGGTCTCGCTGCCGCGGTCATCGGTGGGCTCAACAGCCTGCCGGGCGCCGTCGTCGGCGGGGTGGTGCTGGGCGTCGCGGAGGCCGCCGCCGGTCGCTACCTCTCGGAGTACGGCATCCCGGGGCTGCGCTACGCCGTGGTCCTCGGGCTGCTGCTCGTCGCGCTGCTCGGACGCCAGCTCCTGCCCGATCTGCTCAAGCGGCTCGACGCCGTCGGCCGGCCGGCACCCCAGGCCCGCGAGGTGGGCGCATGA
- a CDS encoding ABC transporter substrate-binding protein has product MRRKPLSRPVLVLAALATSLVACSSAPAPQTLAGDATGVGPTGTAGTTGTTGTTGGTPTGPGTTGADGTTGTSGTSGTSGTTRTSSTTGTTGTAGTSGTSGSTTGSGRSGTTGPATRSTLFAPDQDRIGITDTSITMCAHAALTYGAAFNTEAADFNVFWTALNEEQGGVYGRKVAVTYENDNYTASDALVAARACQAKGIFMLIGGIGFDQIPAVRNYVEEQKLLYLHHTATIKGTEGQKYSFTALPTVERMGEGFAQLAIEKFRGKKIGIIKRDGPNWEPGVVAFKALAKQAGLQIVAERAVAASKANYTDEILAMRNAGAEVVWGWENALTSTQILLQAKRQNYSPNWMLFPFNLTSQNLGQDALSPPLDGVAMYTAYSFGDRGGSFSSYADDLALFEKQYAKYRPNADLQGLGGDLLFLNWQGQKALYDIFLACGKDCTRNRFVDTLTTYKKRPTSSACVIDFTRGDRQHGSDQVVFMQTYASPSGKVNWRNTKACVGPA; this is encoded by the coding sequence GTGCGCCGAAAGCCCCTCTCACGACCCGTACTCGTCCTCGCTGCGCTGGCCACCTCGCTGGTGGCCTGCTCCAGCGCGCCGGCTCCCCAGACCCTGGCGGGTGACGCCACCGGCGTGGGCCCGACCGGGACGGCGGGGACCACTGGGACGACGGGGACCACCGGCGGGACGCCCACGGGCCCCGGGACGACCGGCGCCGACGGCACGACGGGGACGTCGGGCACGAGCGGGACCTCCGGCACGACCCGCACCTCCAGCACGACGGGCACGACCGGGACCGCGGGGACCTCGGGTACGTCGGGGTCGACGACCGGTAGCGGCAGGTCGGGCACGACCGGTCCGGCCACCCGCTCGACGCTGTTCGCCCCCGACCAGGACCGCATCGGCATCACCGACACCTCGATCACGATGTGCGCCCACGCCGCCCTCACCTACGGCGCAGCCTTCAACACCGAGGCCGCGGACTTCAACGTCTTCTGGACCGCGCTCAACGAGGAGCAGGGCGGCGTCTACGGCCGCAAGGTCGCGGTGACCTACGAGAACGACAACTACACCGCGTCCGATGCGCTGGTGGCCGCCCGTGCCTGCCAGGCCAAGGGCATCTTCATGCTCATCGGCGGCATCGGCTTCGACCAGATCCCCGCGGTGCGCAACTACGTCGAGGAGCAGAAGTTGCTCTACCTGCACCACACCGCCACCATCAAGGGCACCGAGGGGCAGAAGTACTCCTTCACCGCACTGCCGACCGTCGAGCGGATGGGTGAGGGCTTCGCGCAGCTGGCCATCGAGAAGTTCCGCGGCAAGAAGATCGGCATCATCAAGCGCGACGGGCCCAACTGGGAGCCGGGCGTCGTGGCCTTCAAGGCCCTGGCCAAGCAGGCCGGGCTGCAGATCGTCGCCGAGCGGGCGGTGGCGGCCAGCAAGGCCAACTACACCGACGAGATCCTCGCGATGCGCAACGCCGGCGCCGAGGTCGTGTGGGGCTGGGAGAACGCCCTGACCTCCACTCAGATCCTGCTGCAGGCCAAGCGTCAGAACTACAGCCCCAACTGGATGCTGTTTCCGTTCAACCTCACCAGCCAGAACCTCGGCCAGGACGCGCTCTCGCCCCCCCTGGACGGTGTCGCGATGTACACCGCCTACAGCTTCGGCGACCGCGGCGGGAGCTTCTCGTCCTACGCCGACGACCTGGCGCTGTTCGAGAAGCAGTACGCGAAGTACCGCCCCAACGCCGACCTGCAGGGGCTTGGCGGAGACCTGCTCTTCCTCAACTGGCAGGGCCAGAAGGCGCTCTACGACATCTTCCTGGCGTGTGGCAAGGACTGCACCCGCAACCGCTTCGTCGACACCCTCACGACCTACAAGAAGCGGCCGACGAGCAGCGCCTGCGTCATCGACTTCACCCGCGGGGACCGCCAGCACGGCTCGGACCAGGTCGTCTTCATGCAGACCTACGCGAGCCCGTCGGGCAAGGTCAACTGGCGCAACACCAAGGCCTGCGTCGGGCCGGCCTGA